The DNA region TAAAATGCTCTATATTATTGTTTCTGCTTTTTATCTCCTCTATCCTCTCACGAAATTCTGGACCATATATAAGAATTTTCGCCTCTGCCGTCTCTGTGCACTTGTAAATCTCATCAGCAGTAAATCTAAAATTAAGCGGAACTGCCAAAGCTCCAGTTTTTAAAATCCCAAAATATATCGGTAGCCATTCAAGACAGTTCATCATAAGAAGAACTACCTTATCGCCTCGTCCTATCCCCTTTGCTATCAGGGCATTTGCAAGCTTATTCGATAATTTATCAAATTCCAACCAAGTTATTTCCCTTCGATTGCCTATATCAGGTCTACGTTCAATTAAACTTGTCTCATCTGAATACTTTTCAACATTCCTTGAAAGAATTTCTATTATGGACATAATTACGGTACCCCCATTCTACCATTCTACAATATTTTAAATAATAATTATAAATATCCCTACTGTGCTACAATTGATCAAAAACTATGTAAAATAAATCTCCTTTACATAAATATTCTATTGTAATAATATTTGTTTTGTCAAAAGTGATCTGGCTATGAAAACCTTTCGTTTTTGGATATATTGTATGCATTCTTATGTTTGTTTGATTTATATAAGTAATACAAGGGTTTTTGTTTGTAAATTAGTCTTTCGCAAATAAAAATAATACTTGAAATTATATATCCAATTGTTATATAATGAATTTCGTCTTAACATGATATAATTTTAAAATTTATGTTTCATGGGCCATTAGCTCAGTTGGCAGAGCACCTGACTCTTAATCAGGGCGTCCCGGGTTCGAATCCCTGATGGCCCACCAAAAATAAAGGACCTAGATTTAACTTAGGTCCTTTATTAGTTGTACCTGTTATTTTAATCTCTTTATTTGATCATGTCATATCATTTTTTTCGAAACGTTATGTTTATCCTTCCAAATTGTTTATCAATTCCTTTATAGTATCAGCTGCATTGCCTAATATTAATTGAACATTAGGCATTGTATAAAGAGAATTTTCAACTCCTGAATAGCCTGGATTAGTATCCAAGTTGCATACAATAACATTTTTAGCTTCTCCTGTTTTTAATACAGGCATGCCATAAATAGGAGTTCCTTCAGCTGTATTTGCAGCCGGGTTTGTAACATCACAAGCACCAATAACTATAGCAACATCTGTCTCTGCAAATTGATCATTTATATCGTCCATTTCACATAACTTTTCATACGGTATATCTGCCTCTGCAAGTAAAACGTTCATATGACCAGGCATCCTGCCTGCTACAGGATGGATAGCAAACTTTACCTCTGTTCCGCTTTTTTCCAAAACCTCCGTCAAGTTCTTTACATAAAATTGTGCTTGTGATACTGCCATACCATATCCTGGTACTATTATTACTTTTTTCGCTCGTTTTAAAATTTCGGCTGGAGATTTTTTTGTTTCAGTTTCTGCCTTTTCTTCCATGCGCACTTCATCTTTGCTGTTACTTGAAAATTTGCTTGCACACATTGTTGTTCCTCCGGTTAATACGTTAGATAGAGAACGATTCATAGCTACACACATATTATTGGTGAGTATAAGGCCGGAAGCACCTACAATAGCACCTACAGACACAAGCAACGGTTCAAAAACAGTAAATCCACATATAGCTGCAGCTAATCCTGATAGAGAATTAAGCAACGAAATTATTATGGGCATATCTGCACCGCCAATCCTCATCGCAAAAAGCACCCCAAATGTTAATGCCACTATCAATATAATAAATACAACTAAAGAATTATTCAGTGAAAAAGATAAAATTAAAAGTAATATAAGTACTATTATCATCATATTGGAAATAATTTTATGATGAGGAAGGACAGCAGGCCTCTGAGAAATACGTTTATCAAGTTTAGCAGCTGCTATAATGCTTCCGCTAAATGTAATGCCTCCAATAATTAAAGCTAATCGGCTGGTAAATAACACAAAATAATTTTGCTGTGAAGTTGCTTCCAGTATTTCTACGAGAGCTACCAACGCAGATGCAGCACCTCCCAAACCATTATATAACGCCACCATTTGAGGCATCTTTATCATGGGAACTTTAAGGGCTAATGCATAGCCTATCATACTCCCTAGGATAATTGCAATCCATAGCAATGGTAACTGAATAATATCATTTGCTCCCAGCACCAGTATAACAGCAACAAGCATGCTGATGGCTGATAGCCTATTACCCCTTACTGCGGTTTTAGGAGAACTCATTAATTTAATTCCAAACAATACTAATATAGCTAATATTGTAGAAGCTACTATATATATTTCAGACATTTACATACACCTCACTTATTCTTAAACATCTTTAACATTCGATCAGTCACTACAAAGCCCCCTACAAGATTCACCGTAGCAAGCACTATAGCTATAAATCCTAAAATCTTACTTGAAAACATCAGTGAAAAAGCTGTAGATACTAGCGAACCCAGTATAGTAACACCGGATATTGCATTTGTACCCGACATGAGGGGAGTATGAAGCAATGTAGGTACCTTTTTTATTATCTTATAGCCTAATATAGCCGATATTAAAAATATCAATAATAATAGAGCCATTTCCATTTTTACACTCTCCTTTTTAATCTACTTTCATAGCTTCAATTGCACCAGTATGCAACAATTTCCCATCTTTAGTGACAATAGATGATTTGATGATTTCATCCTGCAGATCAATGAGCACCTTACCATCTTTTATAAAATAACAAATAAAATTATATATATTATGCGCAAACATCCAAGTAGAACTTACAGGAACCATCCCAGGTATATTTTTAGTCCCATCTATACTAACACCATATTTCTCAATTATTTTCCCGCCTTCTGTCAATTGGCAGTTTCCACCTTGATCAATAGCAACATCAATTATTACAGAACCAGGTTTCATATTTTTTACCACTTCTTCAGTAATCAAAACTGGCGCAATTTTCCCTGGCACTAATGCAGTAGATATAATAATGTCTGATTTTAAAACAGTTTCTTTTATAGCTTCTCGTTCTATATTGATCCATTTGTCAGGTAACCTATTTGCGTAGCCCCCTTCTCCCACCGCAATATCAGAGGGAACCTCTGTATCTATCGGTTTGGCTCCCAAGCTTTTGGCATGCTCTGCTGCATCAGGACGTATATCCACAGAATATACAACAGCTCCTAATCTTTTTGCAGTTGCTATTGCCTGCAAACCTGCAACTCCATTGCCTATCACAAGTGCATTGGCAGGTTTTATCATCCCTATAGCAGAACCTATCATCGGGATAAACTTTGATAGTCTATCAGCCGCCATAACCACACTTTTATATCCTGCAACAGTGCTCATAGATGTAAGTGCATCCATCGATTGTGCCCTGGATATTCTTGGAATTCCATCGAGTGTAAGACTTGTTATGCCCCTATCCATAAGTTTGTTCACCATTTGATAATTTGCAGGAGCCGCCGGATGTAAGAATGTGACTAATAATTGTCCTGCATGCATCATATC from Clostridia bacterium includes:
- a CDS encoding class I adenylate-forming enzyme family protein; this encodes MSIIEILSRNVEKYSDETSLIERRPDIGNRREITWLEFDKLSNKLANALIAKGIGRGDKVVLLMMNCLEWLPIYFGILKTGALAVPLNFRFTADEIYKCTETAEAKILIYGPEFRERIEEIKSRNNNIEHFIYVGQQSIGESDSFYKLITQLSHLRKAI
- a CDS encoding NAD(P)(+) transhydrogenase (Re/Si-specific) subunit beta, with the translated sequence MSEIYIVASTILAILVLFGIKLMSSPKTAVRGNRLSAISMLVAVILVLGANDIIQLPLLWIAIILGSMIGYALALKVPMIKMPQMVALYNGLGGAASALVALVEILEATSQQNYFVLFTSRLALIIGGITFSGSIIAAAKLDKRISQRPAVLPHHKIISNMMIIVLILLLILSFSLNNSLVVFIILIVALTFGVLFAMRIGGADMPIIISLLNSLSGLAAAICGFTVFEPLLVSVGAIVGASGLILTNNMCVAMNRSLSNVLTGGTTMCASKFSSNSKDEVRMEEKAETETKKSPAEILKRAKKVIIVPGYGMAVSQAQFYVKNLTEVLEKSGTEVKFAIHPVAGRMPGHMNVLLAEADIPYEKLCEMDDINDQFAETDVAIVIGACDVTNPAANTAEGTPIYGMPVLKTGEAKNVIVCNLDTNPGYSGVENSLYTMPNVQLILGNAADTIKELINNLEG
- a CDS encoding NAD(P) transhydrogenase subunit alpha produces the protein MEMALLLLIFLISAILGYKIIKKVPTLLHTPLMSGTNAISGVTILGSLVSTAFSLMFSSKILGFIAIVLATVNLVGGFVVTDRMLKMFKNK
- a CDS encoding NAD(P) transhydrogenase subunit alpha, which gives rise to MARQFKGITIGIPKEIMHGERRVSAIPETVEKLTEEGAKVLVEKTAGIGAFISDQDYINAGADIIDDVVMLYDESDVILKVKEPLFNKDKDKHEVDMMHAGQLLVTFLHPAAPANYQMVNKLMDRGITSLTLDGIPRISRAQSMDALTSMSTVAGYKSVVMAADRLSKFIPMIGSAIGMIKPANALVIGNGVAGLQAIATAKRLGAVVYSVDIRPDAAEHAKSLGAKPIDTEVPSDIAVGEGGYANRLPDKWINIEREAIKETVLKSDIIISTALVPGKIAPVLITEEVVKNMKPGSVIIDVAIDQGGNCQLTEGGKIIEKYGVSIDGTKNIPGMVPVSSTWMFAHNIYNFICYFIKDGKVLIDLQDEIIKSSIVTKDGKLLHTGAIEAMKVD